One window of the Candidatus Hydrogenedentota bacterium genome contains the following:
- a CDS encoding TlpA family protein disulfide reductase → MTEAGMETAEHAGNASRRRPFLLGCLTGLILGSVGLVAAVVAGSYVFQDQLVAQKRAKLKPPPVTLGVRADYSMVLQRLDGPDVAMESFHGKPVFLHFWSPDCVNCLPEMDGLNRLYLETADLDLIFACVAVAGFDDLPDMARTQALAFPVFYYKGELPELYSGGIPGTFVADREGNLALRHQGSAKWDDPSVAALLRFLAGAGE, encoded by the coding sequence ATGACTGAGGCCGGAATGGAAACGGCGGAACACGCCGGGAATGCGTCGCGGCGGCGGCCTTTTTTGCTGGGCTGCCTCACGGGGCTGATCCTTGGGAGCGTTGGGCTGGTGGCGGCGGTTGTTGCCGGGTCTTATGTGTTTCAGGACCAACTGGTGGCGCAGAAACGGGCCAAACTGAAGCCGCCGCCGGTCACGCTGGGAGTGCGCGCGGACTATTCCATGGTCCTGCAGCGGCTGGACGGACCGGATGTTGCCATGGAGTCCTTTCACGGGAAACCCGTCTTTCTCCACTTCTGGAGTCCGGACTGCGTGAATTGCCTGCCGGAAATGGACGGGCTGAACCGGCTGTATTTGGAAACGGCGGACTTGGACCTGATTTTTGCCTGTGTCGCGGTGGCGGGCTTTGACGATTTGCCGGACATGGCGCGGACGCAGGCGCTGGCGTTTCCGGTTTTCTATTACAAGGGTGAATTGCCCGAACTGTACTCGGGGGGCATTCCCGGCACGTTTGTCGCAGACCGGGAAGGGAATCTGGCGCTGCGGCACCAAGGCTCCGCGAAGTGGGATGACCCGTCCGTGGCGGCGCTGCTGCGTTTTCTGGCGGGCGCGGGGGAGTGA
- a CDS encoding lysophospholipid acyltransferase family protein, translating to MRHPELSYTSPNRFTLWQRIQLAVIPPLAQLLITLLMKTCKVRIVGGEHYRAGLESRGHLILAIWHESLLMGCWQFRGTDGHTLTSYSFDGELAARVVHRFGVEAVRGSSSRGGAEGLRQLVMAAGLVPIVGFTLDGPRGPRRVAKPGIALLSHRSGLPVTPHLYTAAPAWRLRSWDRFAVPKPFSTMTVGYGPPIAPPVSEDPEVIEAKRMEIETALNRLHAEYGDGD from the coding sequence GTGAGACACCCCGAACTCAGCTACACCAGCCCGAACCGCTTCACCCTGTGGCAGCGTATTCAACTGGCCGTCATCCCCCCCCTCGCCCAACTCCTCATCACCCTGCTCATGAAGACCTGCAAGGTCCGCATTGTCGGCGGGGAACATTACAGGGCGGGGCTGGAAAGCCGCGGCCATCTTATTCTGGCCATCTGGCACGAGTCCCTGCTCATGGGCTGCTGGCAGTTTCGCGGCACCGACGGACACACCCTCACCAGTTACAGCTTCGACGGGGAACTCGCCGCGAGGGTCGTCCACCGCTTCGGTGTCGAGGCCGTGCGCGGCTCCTCATCGCGCGGCGGCGCCGAGGGGCTCCGGCAACTGGTCATGGCGGCCGGACTGGTGCCCATTGTCGGGTTCACCCTGGACGGACCGCGCGGGCCGCGCCGTGTGGCCAAGCCCGGCATCGCCCTGCTGTCACACCGCAGCGGACTCCCCGTCACGCCCCATCTCTACACCGCCGCGCCCGCCTGGCGCCTTCGTTCCTGGGACCGCTTCGCCGTCCCCAAGCCCTTCAGCACCATGACAGTGGGTTACGGTCCGCCCATCGCCCCGCCCGTCTCCGAAGACCCCGAAGTCATCGAGGCGAAACGCATGGAAATTGAAACGGCCCTAAACCGGCTTCACGCCGAATACGGCGACGGGGACTGA
- a CDS encoding 2-dehydropantoate 2-reductase, producing the protein MSRVAVIGPGAMGCLFAAKLARSGVRVHLVDHNPQRAESLSKTGIHVEEPDGTLITERVTATILPPQGMDLVLVMTKAHSTAALKLPPDAPVLTLQNGLGNVDTLCAMAGSARILAGTSSEAATLLGPGRVRHAARGRSVFGSWTSCPTEVAYKLLRDAGFGVDLTDTPGQMIWEKAVMNAGINPLTALLDVPNGRLLEIPDARRLMRDLVTEATKVAATEGYRFSHSLVEAAEDLCRQTRDNISSMLQDVRNRKKTEIGAISGEILRRAELAALSVPRTRVIYQLVRGLESR; encoded by the coding sequence ATGAGCAGGGTGGCAGTCATCGGCCCCGGCGCCATGGGGTGCCTCTTCGCCGCAAAACTGGCGCGCAGCGGGGTGCGGGTCCATCTGGTGGACCACAACCCCCAGCGGGCTGAATCCCTCTCGAAGACCGGCATTCATGTGGAGGAGCCCGACGGCACCCTCATCACCGAGCGGGTGACCGCCACCATCCTGCCGCCCCAGGGCATGGACCTGGTCCTGGTCATGACCAAGGCGCACAGCACCGCCGCCCTGAAACTGCCCCCGGACGCGCCCGTTCTCACCCTGCAAAACGGCCTCGGAAACGTGGACACCCTCTGCGCCATGGCGGGCAGCGCCCGCATCCTCGCGGGCACCTCGTCCGAAGCCGCCACGCTTTTGGGGCCGGGCCGTGTGCGCCACGCCGCGCGCGGCCGCAGCGTCTTCGGCTCCTGGACCTCGTGCCCCACGGAGGTGGCCTACAAACTGCTGCGCGACGCGGGATTCGGCGTGGACCTCACGGACACGCCCGGCCAGATGATTTGGGAAAAGGCGGTCATGAACGCGGGCATCAACCCCCTCACCGCCCTGCTGGACGTGCCCAACGGCCGCCTTCTCGAAATCCCCGACGCCCGGCGGCTGATGCGCGACCTCGTGACGGAGGCCACAAAAGTGGCGGCCACCGAGGGCTACCGCTTTTCACACAGCCTGGTCGAGGCGGCCGAGGACCTCTGCCGCCAGACACGGGACAACATCTCCTCCATGCTGCAGGATGTCCGAAACCGCAAAAAGACGGAGATTGGCGCCATCAGCGGGGAAATCCTGCGCCGCGCCGAGTTGGCGGCCCTGTCCGTGCCGCGCACCCGCGTCATATACCAGCTCGTCCGGGGGCTGGAAAGCCGGTGA
- a CDS encoding SPOR domain-containing protein translates to MPSIRKEERLDGQGPVILAEFTMGEAVFYCCLFLVFLTAALGAGMVIGRMDGAPAPVETAVKPAAAVPVVAGPAQTYTVPAVDMAKAPVLPVPQTAQTAATAPATVPAQTPAPAPAQTAPAPPPAQTAPATEAAPVPTPAVPAAQGQPATVAATAAPAPATPQKIVPPPLVREPSAPAQPKASPLSSSGKTVFDLPPLPSGHAATAAEPPVAVAKPPAAEDQAPTAPAPVPTLTPVDPPAETVQTSAPATPPTPQAATPAPATTPVTAPASAPATATAPPAAKPAGAVTEGSAPAAGGKFGVQLASFSGPERQKKAEALRQRVKKDFNLDSMVLKSQDDNFYRVVVGGYADRKAADAARAQLVAKPGLSGAFVREL, encoded by the coding sequence ATGCCAAGCATAAGAAAAGAGGAGCGCCTCGACGGTCAGGGTCCCGTGATTTTGGCCGAGTTTACCATGGGCGAGGCCGTGTTTTACTGTTGCCTTTTTCTGGTGTTTCTCACGGCCGCCCTTGGCGCGGGCATGGTCATTGGCCGCATGGACGGCGCACCCGCCCCTGTGGAGACCGCCGTGAAACCCGCCGCCGCGGTGCCCGTTGTTGCGGGCCCGGCGCAGACCTACACCGTGCCCGCCGTGGACATGGCCAAGGCGCCCGTGCTGCCCGTTCCACAGACCGCCCAAACTGCGGCCACGGCTCCAGCCACAGTTCCAGCCCAGACCCCGGCTCCGGCCCCGGCGCAGACCGCCCCGGCTCCGCCCCCGGCGCAAACCGCCCCGGCAACGGAAGCCGCTCCGGTGCCGACTCCGGCGGTACCCGCCGCGCAGGGACAGCCTGCCACGGTTGCGGCAACAGCGGCGCCAGCCCCCGCCACGCCCCAAAAAATTGTGCCGCCGCCTCTTGTCCGGGAACCCTCCGCCCCGGCTCAACCCAAGGCTTCCCCTCTTTCCTCCTCCGGAAAAACCGTTTTCGATCTTCCCCCACTTCCTTCGGGTCACGCCGCCACGGCGGCGGAACCGCCGGTGGCGGTGGCCAAGCCGCCCGCCGCCGAGGACCAGGCACCCACGGCACCGGCGCCCGTTCCCACACTGACACCGGTGGACCCGCCTGCTGAAACAGTTCAGACGTCCGCTCCGGCAACGCCGCCGACCCCGCAGGCGGCCACGCCCGCACCGGCCACCACACCCGTCACCGCCCCGGCCTCGGCCCCGGCCACGGCAACCGCCCCCCCGGCGGCGAAACCGGCCGGCGCGGTCACAGAGGGAAGCGCCCCGGCGGCGGGCGGCAAGTTTGGCGTGCAGCTCGCGTCGTTCTCCGGTCCCGAGCGGCAGAAAAAGGCGGAAGCCCTGCGGCAAAGGGTTAAAAAGGACTTTAACCTGGACAGCATGGTGTTAAAGTCACAGGATGACAATTTCTACCGCGTGGTCGTCGGCGGATACGCCGACAGAAAGGCCGCCGACGCCGCGCGCGCGCAACTGGTCGCAAAGCCCGGCCTCTCCGGCGCGTTTGTGCGGGAACTATAA
- the recA gene encoding recombinase RecA, whose product MATGMDDKGKTKALDIAIAQLEKQFGRGTMVRLGDDSFREGVQVISTGSLSLDLATGIGGLPRGRVVEVFGPESSGKTTLALHVVANAQRAGGIACYIDAEHALDPSFAEKIGVDINNLLVSQPDTAEQALEICESLVRSNAVDVIVVDSVAALVPKAEVEGDMGDSHVGLQARLMSQALRKLTAIISRSKTLVIFINQIREKIGVMFGSPETTTGGRALKFYSSMRLDIRRISGIKDREENVGNRVRVKVVKNKMSAPFRQAEFDILFNEGISREGDLLDLCIEEKLIQKSGAWFSMDGENLGQGRENTRQYLKDNPDVTEGLRTKLLALRGLSGGGGMAEEDDEFPDE is encoded by the coding sequence ATGGCTACCGGCATGGATGACAAGGGAAAAACGAAGGCGCTGGACATTGCAATCGCGCAGTTGGAGAAGCAGTTCGGACGGGGCACGATGGTCCGTCTGGGGGATGACAGTTTCCGGGAGGGGGTGCAGGTCATCAGCACCGGCAGCCTCTCACTGGACCTGGCCACGGGCATCGGCGGGCTTCCCCGGGGCCGGGTGGTGGAGGTCTTCGGTCCGGAATCCTCGGGCAAGACGACCCTGGCGCTGCATGTGGTGGCGAACGCCCAGCGGGCGGGCGGCATCGCCTGCTACATTGACGCGGAGCACGCGCTGGACCCGTCCTTCGCCGAAAAGATCGGCGTGGACATCAACAACCTGCTGGTGTCCCAGCCGGACACGGCGGAGCAGGCGCTGGAAATCTGCGAGAGCCTGGTGCGCAGCAACGCGGTGGACGTGATCGTGGTGGACTCGGTGGCGGCGCTGGTGCCGAAAGCCGAGGTCGAGGGGGACATGGGCGACTCGCATGTGGGCCTTCAGGCGCGGCTCATGTCGCAGGCCCTGCGCAAACTGACCGCCATCATCAGCCGCTCGAAAACCCTGGTGATCTTCATCAACCAAATCCGCGAAAAAATCGGCGTCATGTTCGGCAGCCCCGAAACCACCACGGGCGGGCGCGCCCTGAAGTTTTACTCCAGCATGCGCCTGGACATCCGCCGCATCTCCGGCATCAAGGACCGCGAGGAGAATGTCGGAAACCGGGTGCGGGTGAAGGTGGTCAAAAACAAGATGAGCGCGCCGTTCCGTCAGGCGGAGTTTGACATCCTTTTCAACGAGGGCATCAGCCGCGAGGGCGACCTGCTTGACCTCTGCATCGAGGAGAAACTCATCCAGAAGAGCGGCGCGTGGTTCTCCATGGACGGCGAAAATCTGGGCCAGGGCCGCGAAAACACCCGCCAGTACCTCAAGGACAACCCCGACGTGACGGAGGGTTTGCGGACAAAACTCCTGGCACTTCGCGGACTGTCCGGAGGCGGCGGCATGGCGGAAGAGGATGACGAGTTCCCCGACGAATAA
- a CDS encoding aldo/keto reductase — protein sequence MLHTEFGKTGVTVSRLGFGGMRFENPADLDAMAEVVVHAHEKGVTYLDTAPFYCDDKSEEIFGIALREIKKGGRPFYVSSKTMEATPDGVRAQCERSLERLGLDAIDFYHVWCLVQPEDLPGRKAQGVLDAFRKLKEEGLIRHISVSTHLEHDKVAAMLDQGEGLFEGMLIGLNALNYHLRYPGAKAAMDRGLGVVTMNTLGGGLLMNHADRFAPLMRGGDPSMLDAALRFNLSLPAVTVALVGFRNKTDVDEAVAAAERVRPLGMAEIETVQEAIRASHRDFCTQCGYCSDCPAEVPVVRLMEAYNKRLLDGPQAALDQMKWHWWTPDVEKLLEACTQCRQCEENCTQQLPILERFDQLRADYRAMAAGTAQT from the coding sequence ATGCTTCACACGGAATTTGGGAAGACCGGTGTGACGGTGTCCCGGCTCGGTTTTGGGGGGATGCGTTTCGAGAATCCCGCCGACCTGGACGCCATGGCGGAGGTGGTGGTCCACGCCCATGAAAAGGGCGTCACCTACCTTGACACCGCGCCGTTTTACTGCGACGACAAAAGCGAGGAGATTTTCGGCATCGCCCTTCGGGAGATAAAAAAGGGCGGCAGGCCGTTTTATGTGTCCTCGAAGACGATGGAGGCCACCCCGGACGGGGTGCGCGCGCAGTGCGAGCGCTCCCTGGAGCGGCTCGGGCTGGACGCGATAGACTTCTACCATGTCTGGTGCCTGGTGCAGCCGGAGGATCTGCCTGGACGCAAGGCGCAGGGCGTGCTGGACGCCTTCCGGAAGTTGAAGGAGGAGGGTTTAATCCGGCACATCAGCGTGTCCACCCACCTCGAACACGACAAAGTGGCGGCGATGCTCGACCAGGGCGAGGGCCTTTTCGAGGGCATGCTCATCGGCCTGAACGCCCTGAACTATCATCTGCGCTATCCCGGCGCGAAGGCGGCCATGGACCGGGGGCTCGGCGTGGTCACCATGAACACCCTCGGCGGCGGGCTGCTCATGAACCATGCGGACCGCTTCGCCCCGCTGATGCGCGGCGGCGACCCCTCGATGCTTGACGCGGCGCTCCGTTTCAACCTGTCCCTGCCCGCCGTGACGGTTGCCCTGGTGGGCTTCCGGAACAAGACGGACGTGGATGAGGCGGTGGCGGCGGCGGAGCGGGTGCGCCCGCTGGGCATGGCCGAAATAGAGACGGTGCAGGAGGCCATCCGCGCCTCCCACCGGGATTTCTGCACCCAGTGCGGCTACTGCAGCGACTGTCCGGCGGAGGTGCCGGTGGTTCGGCTGATGGAGGCCTATAACAAGCGCCTGCTGGACGGGCCGCAGGCCGCGCTGGACCAGATGAAATGGCACTGGTGGACCCCCGACGTGGAGAAACTGCTGGAGGCATGCACCCAGTGCCGCCAGTGCGAGGAGAACTGCACGCAGCAGTTGCCCATTTTGGAACGCTTTGACCAGCTCCGTGCGGATTACCGGGCCATGGCGGCCGGAACCGCGCAAACCTGA
- a CDS encoding SIS domain-containing protein: MHFMADLYGKSETFDAYAKGYFARIAEVCASVDTTAVAWAAEALDTARAKGSAIYFIANGGSAATASHWVNDLVVGSAVEGKPGFRAFCLTDNVSSVTALGNDSAFENIFAHQLRVLLKPKDVVFAMSVSGNSENIIRGMRVAREMDAVTIGVAGMNGGRLLDAVEIGIHLPCTADEYGPVEDAFSILEHLIATYLTMKGGKWMHH; this comes from the coding sequence ATGCACTTTATGGCGGACCTGTACGGCAAGTCCGAAACCTTTGACGCCTACGCGAAGGGCTATTTCGCGCGCATCGCGGAGGTCTGCGCGTCCGTGGACACCACGGCCGTGGCGTGGGCCGCCGAGGCCCTGGACACGGCCCGCGCAAAGGGCAGCGCCATTTATTTCATCGCCAACGGCGGCAGCGCCGCCACGGCATCCCACTGGGTCAATGACCTGGTGGTGGGTTCGGCGGTGGAGGGGAAGCCCGGTTTCCGCGCGTTCTGCCTGACGGACAACGTCTCCTCCGTGACGGCGCTGGGGAACGACAGCGCCTTCGAGAACATCTTCGCCCATCAACTGCGCGTGCTGCTCAAGCCGAAAGACGTGGTGTTCGCCATGTCCGTCAGCGGCAACAGCGAGAACATCATCCGGGGCATGCGCGTGGCGCGCGAGATGGACGCCGTGACCATCGGCGTCGCCGGAATGAACGGCGGACGGCTCCTTGACGCCGTTGAAATCGGCATTCACCTGCCCTGCACCGCCGACGAATACGGCCCGGTGGAGGACGCCTTCAGTATTTTGGAGCACCTTATCGCCACCTACCTCACCATGAAAGGCGGCAAGTGGATGCACCATTAA
- a CDS encoding beta-galactosidase, with protein sequence MTGRNRISCPLVLFVMSTAFILAAPLSHGESLAAWRMTADGPAGDGITILDGADGCFTPARRAGLPCAAFREDAQPAAAYMYFSVDPARKAGLAGPVWLEVEYFDASPGGAVTVEYDSAGDGSVPAPYRPAEDQWGGMMRGSERWRRAVYELRAPRFGNGQNLGADFRLGYARLYVRSVTLAAAPPADCGALNEASSTRLVRRARAGSDKRVILGGYDPDSARSAGQMVRLLEANAPVMKSVGITSHEGYVRWNLCEPEPGVYDWSIYDKYVELYKRHGLKWVPFLIVGSAYSLPEWFYKKEGFQGYVCLEHGEESDVASLWSPALRGHLARFIQAFCEHYRDTGVIDSILLGITGNYGEAIYIASGNDWTAGVYGDYHTHGGFWAGDPFAVADFRRVMGEKYPGIAELNAAWGSSYGGFGEIAPFLRKDAPNDRAWLDFVDWYIASMNDYTRFWLENVRKHYGGPVEICTGGHAPAEHGADFGMQCKLAAEFGGGVRITNEASDYKANFSLTRWVASAGWQYGAYFSFEPAGEVRPEGVLPRIYNATVSNARGLHYYSPNLFAQEKALDNWVRWASLFRNRRPKVEIAVYYPQTHIKLTENKFLGHVQHLRDCFDFKYLSDGQIADGGLEDTRALVMLWGNVAEKETWAAVTDWVRRGGLVLYADGIGRLRTVEGDESPHDALFGPGAALGRGRAARFAGENDGGAYRRFLCDTLAAAPELSRATRRMVAEDGREDGVFVSLTGSRALLWLNTTGKPARRAGRAVPEGAVVVSGL encoded by the coding sequence ATGACTGGACGAAACCGCATTTCCTGCCCCCTTGTGCTCTTTGTCATGTCAACGGCATTTATTCTCGCCGCGCCTCTATCGCACGGCGAATCCCTTGCGGCATGGCGGATGACCGCGGACGGCCCCGCAGGGGACGGCATCACAATCCTGGACGGCGCGGACGGCTGCTTCACCCCCGCAAGGCGGGCGGGCCTGCCCTGCGCCGCCTTCCGCGAGGACGCGCAGCCCGCGGCGGCGTATATGTATTTTTCGGTGGACCCGGCGCGGAAGGCGGGCCTCGCGGGGCCGGTGTGGCTGGAGGTGGAATACTTCGACGCGTCTCCGGGCGGCGCCGTGACGGTGGAATATGACAGCGCGGGGGATGGAAGCGTCCCGGCGCCGTACAGGCCTGCCGAGGACCAGTGGGGCGGGATGATGCGCGGTTCGGAACGGTGGCGCCGGGCGGTGTATGAGCTCCGAGCGCCTCGTTTCGGAAACGGCCAGAATCTCGGCGCGGATTTCCGCCTGGGCTATGCCCGGCTGTATGTGCGGTCCGTCACACTGGCCGCCGCGCCCCCCGCGGATTGCGGGGCGCTGAACGAGGCCTCCTCCACACGGCTGGTGAGGCGCGCCCGCGCCGGTTCGGACAAGCGGGTCATTCTGGGGGGATACGACCCGGACAGCGCGCGGAGCGCGGGACAGATGGTCCGCCTGCTGGAGGCGAACGCGCCGGTCATGAAATCCGTAGGCATCACCAGCCACGAGGGCTATGTGCGGTGGAATCTTTGCGAGCCCGAGCCGGGCGTGTACGACTGGTCCATTTATGACAAGTATGTGGAGCTGTACAAAAGGCACGGGCTGAAATGGGTGCCCTTCCTCATCGTCGGCTCGGCGTACAGTCTGCCGGAGTGGTTCTACAAGAAGGAGGGATTCCAGGGCTATGTCTGCCTGGAGCACGGGGAGGAGTCGGATGTGGCGTCCCTGTGGAGCCCCGCGCTGCGGGGGCATCTGGCGCGCTTCATCCAGGCCTTCTGCGAACACTACCGGGACACCGGCGTGATTGACTCGATCCTGCTTGGCATTACGGGGAACTACGGCGAGGCGATTTACATCGCCTCAGGTAATGACTGGACGGCGGGAGTTTATGGGGACTACCACACCCACGGGGGTTTCTGGGCCGGCGACCCGTTCGCCGTGGCGGATTTCCGGCGCGTCATGGGCGAAAAATACCCCGGCATTGCCGAGCTGAACGCGGCCTGGGGGTCCTCTTACGGCGGTTTCGGGGAAATCGCGCCGTTCCTGCGAAAGGACGCCCCGAATGACCGCGCCTGGCTGGATTTTGTGGACTGGTACATCGCCTCGATGAACGACTACACCCGTTTCTGGCTGGAGAACGTCCGGAAACACTACGGCGGCCCGGTGGAAATATGCACGGGCGGCCACGCCCCGGCGGAGCACGGCGCGGACTTCGGCATGCAGTGCAAACTCGCCGCAGAGTTTGGCGGCGGGGTCCGCATCACGAATGAGGCGAGCGACTACAAGGCCAATTTTTCCCTGACCCGGTGGGTGGCCTCGGCGGGCTGGCAATACGGCGCTTATTTCAGTTTCGAGCCCGCCGGAGAGGTGCGCCCGGAGGGCGTCCTGCCGCGCATCTACAACGCCACGGTGTCGAACGCGCGGGGACTGCACTACTACTCGCCCAATCTCTTCGCGCAGGAAAAGGCGCTGGACAACTGGGTGCGGTGGGCGTCCCTGTTCCGGAACCGCCGTCCAAAGGTGGAAATCGCCGTGTATTACCCGCAGACCCACATCAAGCTGACGGAGAACAAGTTTCTCGGGCATGTGCAGCATCTGCGGGACTGCTTCGACTTCAAGTACCTCAGCGATGGCCAGATTGCGGACGGCGGGCTGGAGGACACCAGGGCGCTGGTGATGCTTTGGGGCAATGTGGCGGAAAAGGAGACCTGGGCCGCCGTCACGGACTGGGTGCGTCGCGGCGGACTGGTCCTGTACGCCGACGGCATCGGGCGGCTGCGCACGGTCGAGGGCGACGAGTCGCCCCATGACGCCCTGTTCGGCCCCGGCGCGGCGTTGGGCCGCGGCCGCGCCGCGCGCTTTGCGGGGGAAAACGACGGCGGGGCATACCGCCGGTTTCTTTGCGACACCCTGGCCGCCGCCCCGGAACTGTCCCGCGCCACCCGCCGCATGGTGGCGGAGGACGGACGCGAGGACGGGGTCTTCGTCAGCCTGACGGGCAGCCGCGCACTCCTATGGCTGAACACCACCGGCAAGCCCGCGCGCAGGGCCGGTCGGGCGGTTCCGGAGGGGGCCGTTGTTGTGTCGGGATTGTGA